Proteins from one Chitinophaga oryzae genomic window:
- a CDS encoding nucleoside deaminase, whose protein sequence is MIGERERKFMQYAVSLSRRGMEQGDGGPFGSIVVKGEEIVGEGWNQVLCENDPTAHAEVMAIRNACKKLGTFQLTDCEIYTSCEPCPMCLGAIYWARPSKVYYANTKEDAAAINFDDSFIYREITVPHDEKKIPLIELRDLDALKVFQEWKAMNNKTLY, encoded by the coding sequence ATGATAGGGGAAAGAGAACGGAAATTCATGCAATACGCGGTGTCGTTATCCCGCAGGGGAATGGAGCAGGGCGACGGCGGCCCTTTCGGGTCTATCGTAGTAAAAGGAGAGGAGATCGTAGGAGAAGGATGGAACCAGGTGCTGTGCGAAAATGATCCTACCGCCCACGCGGAAGTAATGGCTATCCGCAATGCCTGCAAAAAGTTAGGTACCTTCCAGCTCACAGACTGCGAAATCTACACTTCCTGCGAACCTTGCCCGATGTGCCTGGGCGCGATCTACTGGGCGCGGCCTTCAAAAGTGTATTACGCCAATACCAAGGAAGACGCTGCCGCTATTAACTTCGACGACTCCTTCATTTACCGGGAAATCACCGTGCCGCATGATGAAAAAAAAATCCCGCTGATTGAACTGCGGGATCTTGATGCGCTGAAAGTATTTCAGGAATGGAAAGCGATGAATAATAAAACACTCTATTGA
- the clpB gene encoding ATP-dependent chaperone ClpB translates to MNLNNFTIKSQEILQHAQQLAFNNQNQAIETGHILKALLEDNDSPVEYLLKKNAVNTTLLNTKLNEQLQKYPKMVGGEAGQVLSRDANNALLRAGATIKEFKDEFVSVEHLLLAILGGSDDTSKLLKDAGLTEKGLKAAIKELRKGETVSSQSGGTQFNTLQKYAKNLNELAREGKLDPVIGRDEEIRRTLHILSRRSKNNPILVGEPGVGKTAIVEGLAHRILNGDVPENLKSKTIYGLDMGALMAGAKYRGEFEERLKAVVKEVTDSDGDIILFIDEIHTLIGAGAMEGAMDAANILKPALARGELRAIGATTLNEYQKYFEKDKALERRFQKVLVDEPSVEDAISILRGLKERYESHHHVLIKDEAIIAAVELSHRYITDRFLPDKAIDLIDESAAKLRLEMNSMPEELDELERRIRQLEIEKEAIKRENDEDKLRELSEEIARLGEERNTFKAKWQAEKEVVDKIQAAKSAIENLKLEAEQAERNGDFGRVAEIRYGKVKEQEKLVQDLTDELSKISEHNKRLLKEEVDAEDIAENVAKATGIPVAKMMQSEKDKLLHLEEELHRRVVGQEEAIIAVSDAIRRSRAGLQDPRRPIGSFIFLGTTGVGKTELAKALAEYLFDDDQMMTRIDMSEYQEKHSVSRLVGAPPGYVGYDEGGQLTEAVRRKPYSVVLLDEIEKAHPDTFNILLQVLDDGRLTDNKGRVVNFKNTIIIMTSNMGSHIIQENFENINDSNREEVVDKTKEEVMALLRTTIRPEFLNRVDEVIMFQPLMRDEIKGIINIQLQQLKDMVAKNGMILEFSDYAMEYLSVQGYDPQFGARPLKRLIQKEIINLLSKKILAGDIDKSKPVLIDVFDGVVVIRNK, encoded by the coding sequence ATGAATCTGAATAATTTCACTATAAAATCGCAGGAAATACTGCAACATGCTCAGCAACTGGCATTCAACAATCAAAACCAGGCGATCGAAACAGGGCACATCTTAAAAGCGCTGCTGGAAGATAATGACAGCCCGGTGGAATACCTGCTGAAAAAGAACGCTGTTAATACCACGTTGCTCAATACCAAACTCAATGAGCAACTGCAGAAATATCCCAAAATGGTAGGCGGTGAAGCCGGACAGGTACTGAGCCGCGACGCCAACAACGCATTACTGCGTGCCGGCGCTACCATCAAGGAATTCAAAGACGAGTTTGTAAGCGTGGAACATCTGCTGCTGGCCATCCTGGGCGGTAGCGATGATACTTCCAAACTGCTGAAAGACGCCGGTCTCACCGAGAAAGGCCTGAAAGCAGCCATCAAAGAATTACGAAAGGGCGAAACCGTGAGCTCCCAATCCGGCGGCACCCAATTCAACACCTTACAGAAATACGCCAAAAACCTGAACGAGCTGGCCCGCGAAGGCAAGCTGGACCCGGTGATCGGCCGCGATGAGGAAATCCGCAGAACGCTGCACATCCTCTCCCGCAGGTCTAAAAACAACCCGATACTGGTAGGGGAGCCCGGCGTAGGTAAGACCGCTATCGTAGAAGGACTGGCACACCGCATCCTCAATGGGGACGTGCCGGAAAACCTGAAATCAAAAACCATTTACGGCCTCGACATGGGCGCACTCATGGCCGGCGCCAAATACCGCGGTGAATTCGAAGAGCGACTGAAAGCAGTGGTAAAGGAAGTGACGGACAGCGACGGCGACATCATCCTCTTTATCGATGAGATCCATACCCTGATCGGCGCTGGCGCCATGGAAGGAGCAATGGACGCCGCCAACATCCTGAAACCGGCCCTGGCCCGCGGTGAACTCCGTGCCATCGGCGCTACCACGCTCAATGAATACCAGAAATATTTCGAGAAAGACAAGGCGCTGGAACGCCGCTTCCAGAAAGTACTGGTGGACGAGCCCAGCGTAGAAGACGCCATCTCCATCCTTCGCGGCCTGAAAGAAAGATATGAAAGCCATCACCATGTGCTGATCAAAGACGAAGCGATCATCGCAGCCGTGGAACTGTCTCACCGTTATATCACCGACCGCTTCCTGCCCGACAAGGCCATTGACCTGATCGATGAGAGCGCAGCTAAACTGCGCCTGGAAATGAACTCCATGCCGGAAGAACTGGATGAACTGGAAAGAAGGATCCGTCAGCTGGAAATTGAAAAAGAAGCGATCAAAAGAGAAAATGATGAAGATAAACTCAGGGAACTGAGTGAAGAGATAGCCCGCCTCGGCGAAGAACGGAATACGTTCAAAGCCAAATGGCAGGCAGAAAAAGAAGTAGTGGACAAAATCCAGGCGGCTAAATCAGCGATCGAAAACCTGAAACTGGAAGCCGAACAGGCGGAACGTAACGGCGACTTCGGACGCGTGGCAGAGATACGCTACGGTAAAGTCAAAGAACAGGAGAAGCTGGTCCAGGACCTGACCGATGAACTGAGTAAAATATCCGAACACAATAAACGTCTTCTTAAAGAGGAAGTAGATGCGGAAGACATCGCGGAAAATGTGGCCAAAGCTACAGGCATCCCGGTGGCGAAAATGATGCAGAGCGAAAAAGACAAACTGCTGCACCTCGAAGAAGAACTGCACCGCAGGGTGGTAGGACAGGAAGAAGCGATCATCGCCGTGTCCGACGCCATCCGCCGCAGCCGCGCCGGTCTGCAGGACCCGCGTCGTCCGATCGGCTCCTTTATCTTCCTGGGTACCACCGGTGTGGGTAAAACAGAGCTGGCCAAAGCACTGGCGGAATACCTGTTCGATGATGATCAGATGATGACCCGCATCGACATGAGCGAATACCAGGAGAAACATTCCGTAAGCCGCCTCGTGGGCGCGCCTCCGGGATATGTGGGATACGATGAAGGCGGTCAGCTGACCGAAGCCGTACGCCGTAAACCCTACTCCGTAGTACTGCTCGATGAAATCGAAAAAGCACACCCGGATACCTTTAACATTTTGTTACAGGTGCTCGATGATGGCCGTCTGACAGACAACAAAGGCCGCGTGGTGAACTTCAAGAACACCATCATCATTATGACCAGCAATATGGGCAGCCATATTATCCAGGAGAATTTTGAAAACATTAACGATTCCAACAGAGAGGAAGTAGTAGATAAAACCAAAGAAGAAGTAATGGCACTGCTGAGGACCACCATACGGCCGGAATTCCTCAACAGGGTGGATGAAGTGATCATGTTTCAGCCACTGATGCGCGATGAAATTAAAGGAATAATTAACATTCAGTTACAACAACTGAAAGACATGGTGGCAAAAAATGGCATGATATTGGAATTTTCTGACTATGCAATGGAATATCTTTCTGTACAGGGTTATGACCCGCAGTTCGGTGCAAGGCCGCTGAAAAGATTAATCCAGAAAGAAATCATCAACCTGCTCAGCAAAAAGATACTGGCAGGGGACATTGATAAATCCAAACCCGTACTGATCGATGTGTTCGACGGTGTGGTAGTGATCAGAAACAAATAA